A single Alcanivorax borkumensis SK2 DNA region contains:
- a CDS encoding glycosyltransferase, which yields MKNMAEWLLWLSVVMGLALLIDPDYLDSGDSKFILLIGAIGLWRYSIGGLHLLRGLWFMRVTFPAMRRCIERDPQSYAPSHIYLVVTSFRIPADTTWNVYASVFREAVNCGTPATVVVSIVERADENLIRQCHREFDQQGCVKLIICRARGTGKRDGLALAFRAVSRTMPDKDAVVGVVDGDTMLAPDCVRDSVCFFGLMPNLGGLTTNEQCVVRGSRLMRDWHTMRFAQRHLNMCSMALSRRVLTMTGRMSFFRAAVLTSPEFIADVESDYLVHWRLGKFRFLTGDDKSSWNALMTLGWDTFYVPDAHTLTVEHPPHHRFVPATLQLMFRWYGNSLRQNLRATQLGWRRLGVFATFVLYDQRISMWTCLIGLTVALMMASLQHWQVFAVYVFWIALSRTLVAALLTLTCHPVGPLYPVLLYYNQIVGSLVKIFALFHLDRQSWTRQKTTLSVQNAGFDAVFNRISSKTMLFAAGSVFVCLMVLLTSS from the coding sequence ATGAAGAACATGGCCGAATGGCTATTGTGGCTATCCGTGGTGATGGGGCTGGCATTACTCATTGATCCCGACTACTTGGACAGTGGCGACAGTAAATTCATCTTGCTGATCGGTGCCATTGGCCTGTGGCGTTACTCCATTGGTGGCTTGCATTTGTTGCGTGGCCTTTGGTTTATGCGAGTAACCTTTCCTGCCATGCGCCGCTGCATCGAGCGGGATCCGCAAAGCTATGCCCCAAGCCATATCTATCTTGTGGTTACCAGCTTTCGTATACCTGCAGACACAACGTGGAATGTGTATGCGAGCGTTTTTCGGGAAGCCGTGAACTGCGGGACTCCGGCTACTGTGGTGGTATCCATTGTTGAGCGTGCAGATGAGAACTTGATCCGCCAGTGTCACCGTGAGTTTGATCAGCAGGGTTGTGTCAAGCTGATCATTTGCCGGGCTCGTGGCACTGGCAAGCGGGATGGTTTGGCTTTGGCATTCCGGGCGGTGAGTCGCACTATGCCGGATAAGGATGCGGTGGTTGGCGTGGTTGATGGCGACACCATGCTGGCGCCAGATTGTGTGCGCGATTCGGTGTGCTTCTTCGGGTTGATGCCAAACTTGGGAGGCCTGACCACCAATGAGCAATGTGTGGTGCGAGGCAGTCGCCTGATGCGTGATTGGCACACCATGCGCTTTGCACAACGACATCTGAATATGTGTTCCATGGCGCTGTCGCGCCGAGTGTTGACCATGACCGGTCGCATGTCGTTCTTTCGTGCTGCGGTGCTAACCTCCCCTGAGTTTATCGCCGATGTGGAATCGGATTATCTGGTGCATTGGCGCCTAGGGAAATTCCGCTTTCTTACCGGGGATGACAAGTCCAGCTGGAACGCTCTGATGACACTGGGCTGGGATACCTTTTATGTGCCTGATGCTCACACCCTGACGGTGGAGCATCCGCCTCATCATCGTTTTGTGCCGGCGACATTGCAGTTGATGTTTCGTTGGTACGGCAATTCGTTGCGGCAGAATCTTCGTGCGACTCAGTTAGGTTGGCGGCGTCTGGGTGTCTTCGCGACCTTTGTGCTTTATGACCAGCGCATCAGTATGTGGACTTGCCTAATTGGCCTGACAGTAGCACTGATGATGGCGTCACTGCAGCACTGGCAGGTGTTTGCGGTGTATGTGTTTTGGATTGCGCTTTCGCGCACCTTGGTGGCAGCACTACTCACGCTGACCTGCCATCCGGTAGGACCTTTGTATCCAGTGCTGCTGTATTACAACCAAATAGTGGGGTCGCTGGTAAAAATTTTCGCGCTGTTTCATCTCGATCGACAAAGCTGGACAAGGCAGAAAACCACTTTGTCCGTACAGAATGCAGGCTTTGATGCAGTCTTCAATCGCATAAGTTCGAAAACGATGTTGTTTGCGGCGGGAAGTGTGTTTGTTTGTTTGATGGTGCTGCTGACCAGCAGCTAA
- a CDS encoding PilZ domain-containing protein: protein MEENKVRQVHESQEERQHVRVKLQGSLRLKIQSPVKGIFSVQDVSLGGLSFIAGQVSLAPGTLCHGEIVFRLGRANLSMPVSFKVIYQQDENQLVGGQYSVIDQENTDLLRLLISNHLAGELTELDDVIDNMKRENYTAIRKNNQQGKTRTLRDRVRALFGSVLFFVAGLLAFMFVAWKLYQHAFVTRADDAWVSLPAKTVLMPENGYVRLLLPEGETRVEQGQPLLTVSSRLVSRLNDGVVLDSLDAKQIRALVDAAVFEVTLNSPCDCEITELPVRDGEFVHKNSVLMKLVDPGGPATITALFDGSAHTLGGAIGDEVTVRYLDGVTDESAIISQLVRDEESGLLRMQITGARELPSSSHNQPVNVTVHPAWLPVL from the coding sequence ATGGAAGAGAATAAGGTTCGTCAGGTGCATGAGTCTCAAGAAGAGCGGCAGCATGTACGAGTAAAGCTGCAGGGAAGTTTGAGGCTGAAGATACAAAGCCCGGTGAAAGGCATCTTTTCGGTGCAAGATGTGTCGTTGGGAGGGCTGTCGTTCATTGCTGGCCAAGTAAGCCTGGCACCGGGCACTTTGTGTCACGGAGAGATCGTATTTCGTCTTGGTCGCGCTAACCTGTCCATGCCCGTGAGCTTCAAGGTGATTTACCAGCAGGATGAGAATCAGCTTGTCGGAGGACAGTACTCCGTCATTGATCAGGAAAATACCGACTTGCTGCGTTTGTTGATCAGCAACCATCTGGCGGGTGAGCTCACCGAGCTGGATGATGTGATCGACAACATGAAGCGTGAAAACTATACAGCGATCCGCAAGAACAACCAGCAGGGCAAGACGCGCACCCTGCGGGATCGTGTCCGCGCCTTGTTCGGGAGTGTGCTGTTCTTTGTGGCCGGTCTGCTGGCCTTCATGTTTGTGGCCTGGAAGCTTTATCAGCATGCCTTTGTAACGCGTGCCGATGATGCCTGGGTGTCGCTGCCAGCCAAGACGGTGTTGATGCCAGAGAATGGTTATGTGCGGCTTCTGCTGCCGGAAGGCGAAACTCGAGTAGAGCAGGGGCAGCCACTGCTGACCGTCTCCTCCCGTTTGGTCTCAAGACTTAATGATGGCGTGGTGCTGGATAGCCTAGATGCCAAACAGATTCGTGCTCTTGTCGATGCGGCGGTCTTTGAGGTGACATTGAACAGCCCCTGTGACTGTGAAATCACCGAGTTGCCTGTAAGAGATGGTGAGTTCGTTCACAAAAACAGTGTGCTGATGAAACTGGTCGATCCTGGCGGTCCAGCCACCATCACTGCGCTGTTCGATGGTAGTGCCCATACACTGGGTGGGGCCATAGGTGATGAGGTGACTGTACGCTATCTGGATGGCGTAACGGACGAGAGCGCTATCATTTCCCAATTAGTTCGTGATGAGGAAAGTGGTTTGCTGCGTATGCAAATTACCGGTGCGCGTGAATTGCCATCCTCCTCCCATAATCAGCCTGTCAACGTTACGGTGCATCCCGCATGGCTTCCCGTACTTTGA
- a CDS encoding SEL1-like repeat protein — translation MASRTLILCLAAALAGCQMPADTVTARYLLSQGNTAEAQEQLRQLAEAGDAAAQVEYGKLLAGQQNADPSEALQWYQRAWQQQDYRAGPASLRLFKRYQGSLALGEARARELLVPLRPQENPEHLRLALSIAALYPGAATDEQWQRWLHLYRRSCVVDCYFDTYAGRYAQHRGEFDEAERIYARALHRDPRAVEYLQDMHWKNGKQERFVEMMRNLEGDVSLGGAYCLRVATLLKANTTSDEHDPSVMRWLQRAADNGEPAALSEQLRYMLSWPEFYSHQVFMDKVANLMPKDPAVATFYRAEGDLEPLWYSLKPERARRDLEILVEQGMTQALMALGSLYESGFLGEADMERAIMYYTRAAEAGFAQGDAALSILYLYGRGVMRDPVKAYAHKEASKVLLPRTARDETREHLPLPESLLPAGKQAAQNLVEQRRRWLEEQFSVAMSF, via the coding sequence ATGGCTTCCCGTACTTTGATTCTCTGCTTGGCCGCAGCGTTGGCCGGGTGCCAGATGCCTGCAGATACCGTGACCGCCCGGTATCTGCTTTCTCAGGGCAACACTGCCGAAGCCCAAGAGCAGCTACGTCAGCTGGCCGAAGCGGGTGATGCCGCAGCCCAAGTGGAATACGGCAAGCTACTGGCGGGGCAGCAGAATGCGGATCCCAGCGAAGCCTTGCAATGGTATCAGCGCGCCTGGCAACAACAGGATTATCGGGCCGGCCCCGCAAGTCTTCGCCTGTTCAAACGTTATCAAGGCAGTCTGGCCTTAGGGGAAGCCCGTGCCCGTGAATTGCTCGTGCCTTTGCGTCCTCAGGAGAACCCGGAGCATCTGCGGTTGGCGCTGAGCATCGCTGCACTATATCCCGGCGCGGCGACGGACGAACAGTGGCAGCGATGGCTGCACCTGTACCGCCGTAGCTGTGTTGTCGACTGTTACTTCGACACCTACGCGGGACGGTATGCCCAGCACCGGGGCGAGTTTGATGAGGCGGAGCGGATTTACGCCCGTGCCCTGCATCGTGACCCCCGTGCAGTGGAATATCTTCAGGATATGCATTGGAAAAATGGTAAGCAGGAACGGTTTGTCGAGATGATGCGGAACTTAGAAGGGGATGTGTCACTGGGCGGAGCCTACTGCCTGCGGGTGGCGACGTTGCTCAAGGCCAATACGACATCTGACGAACATGATCCATCAGTAATGCGATGGTTGCAGCGGGCGGCGGACAACGGGGAGCCTGCGGCCCTGTCCGAGCAGCTGCGTTACATGCTGTCTTGGCCGGAGTTTTATTCCCATCAGGTCTTCATGGACAAAGTGGCGAACCTGATGCCAAAAGATCCAGCCGTTGCCACTTTCTACCGGGCGGAGGGGGACTTGGAACCTTTGTGGTATTCCCTGAAGCCGGAGAGGGCCCGTAGGGATCTCGAGATTCTTGTTGAGCAGGGAATGACCCAGGCGTTAATGGCTTTGGGTTCGCTTTATGAAAGTGGTTTTCTAGGGGAGGCCGATATGGAAAGGGCGATAATGTACTACACCCGCGCGGCAGAAGCTGGATTCGCTCAAGGTGATGCGGCGCTGTCCATTCTGTACCTTTATGGACGAGGGGTGATGCGTGACCCGGTCAAGGCCTATGCGCACAAGGAAGCCAGCAAGGTATTGCTGCCGAGAACGGCCCGGGATGAAACCCGCGAACACCTGCCGTTGCCTGAAAGTCTTCTGCCTGCTGGAAAGCAGGCCGCACAAAATTTGGTTGAGCAGCGTCGTCGCTGGCTGGAGGAGCAGTTCAGTGTCGCGATGTCTTTCTAA
- a CDS encoding alginate export family protein — MSRCLSNSASLLLIVLAGNVAAATPLPIHTYDQRLYLTAGESPDYLKPYTDDQTELNGLLRYEPRYYWRSGDSEWHRWDAQLRAKLLVATGRPSSLQADETDSIREDEHYAELRDAWVRRRMLFGSPSLSLALGRQSYKDEEGVIWDLPMESLNLDYRSTLWRANLAVGQQLTTWRSDGSDLDPRDDGIVRMLAGVGHQWRPGHWWDLQLHYQDDTSGDPEDRLEGLMDARDFTGYWGGVRLHGEGGEATAVGYTVNALFQQGDLKSYAIDGDGNRVDRENRLLGYLVQGELYSRIDSLDWRPVLGVRAATTDEPSLSVNDGYFQSRVQSNRRSGVAELSTGVLGDLLDYEMNNLAYAAAWYRQQLWPRAEMEVLTGTVRRLNNSVTVNSPINNPLVDGEDRLGNVVNVALGWQSFPLALSERRQMQVSARLSYSVFYMGEAYQRPDKNHQLLFVVAGRW; from the coding sequence GTGTCGCGATGTCTTTCTAATTCCGCCAGCTTGCTGCTGATTGTTCTCGCGGGCAATGTCGCCGCTGCGACTCCGCTGCCCATTCATACCTATGATCAACGGCTCTATTTGACTGCAGGAGAGTCGCCAGATTATTTGAAGCCGTACACCGATGATCAGACAGAGCTCAATGGCCTGCTGCGTTATGAACCACGGTATTACTGGCGTAGTGGCGATTCGGAATGGCATCGCTGGGATGCGCAGCTACGCGCCAAGTTATTGGTGGCGACGGGGCGCCCCAGCAGTTTGCAGGCCGACGAGACGGATAGTATCCGTGAGGATGAGCATTACGCTGAACTGCGCGATGCTTGGGTGCGCCGTCGGATGCTGTTTGGGTCGCCTTCCTTGTCACTGGCGCTGGGGCGGCAGTCTTACAAAGATGAGGAAGGGGTGATCTGGGATCTGCCGATGGAGAGTCTGAACCTGGATTATCGGTCGACTCTCTGGCGCGCAAATTTGGCTGTCGGGCAGCAGCTGACGACTTGGCGATCTGATGGCTCCGACCTAGACCCTCGCGATGATGGTATCGTCCGAATGCTCGCTGGAGTGGGTCATCAGTGGAGGCCGGGGCACTGGTGGGATTTGCAGTTGCACTATCAGGATGATACCTCCGGGGATCCAGAGGATAGGCTGGAGGGCCTCATGGATGCGCGGGATTTCACGGGGTACTGGGGTGGGGTGAGATTGCACGGCGAAGGGGGCGAGGCCACTGCAGTGGGATACACCGTAAACGCCCTCTTTCAGCAGGGGGATTTGAAGAGTTATGCCATTGATGGCGATGGGAATCGTGTCGACAGAGAAAACCGGCTACTGGGCTATTTGGTTCAGGGGGAGCTCTACAGTCGGATAGATAGCCTCGACTGGCGCCCGGTATTGGGTGTGCGGGCAGCGACAACGGATGAGCCGAGCCTTAGCGTGAACGATGGCTATTTCCAGAGCCGGGTACAAAGTAATCGCCGTTCTGGTGTGGCAGAGCTTTCCACTGGCGTACTCGGTGATTTGCTTGATTATGAGATGAATAACTTGGCCTATGCAGCGGCCTGGTACCGGCAGCAATTATGGCCCCGAGCAGAAATGGAAGTGCTGACGGGCACCGTACGGCGGCTGAATAACTCTGTGACCGTCAACAGCCCTATCAATAATCCTCTCGTGGATGGGGAAGATCGTTTGGGCAATGTAGTGAATGTGGCGCTAGGTTGGCAGTCTTTTCCCTTGGCATTGTCAGAGCGGCGGCAGATGCAAGTGTCTGCCCGCTTGAGCTACTCAGTGTTCTACATGGGGGAAGCTTACCAACGGCCGGATAAAAATCACCAGCTCCTGTTTGTTGTCGCAGGGAGGTGGTGA
- a CDS encoding MBOAT family O-acyltransferase → MVFSSNLFVFLFLPLFLAAYYITPTRWRNWTILLGSYLFYAWWRPDFLLLFVAITLWNYAFALLIQKYRDHPRCFYWLLLGVTGDLAALGYFKYANFGVESISTLMLSVGLNPFFLETIILPLGISFYTFQALAYLVDVYRGDAKPTRSFINFAAFISFFPQLIAGPILRYRNLERQFEKRTHSMALFSLGASRFLLGFIKKVLIADSIAPVATYLMAAPDPGFVDSVFGVVISSLQLYFDFSGYSDMAIGLGMMMGFKFQENFNQPYTCQSVTEFWRRWHITLTQWLRDYLYRPLKRSLGWSVAVATFTTLTLAGLWHGADLSFVLWGASLGGMMVLERWIGTVTTLSTPYSLWKNYRTMAFLWFIWPLFLAGNIDDAWRIMSGLLGMNGWGSLHNLSLWVSPMTLFFCVVAMFWERASAYYNKRFYLGIDKSNVYQDVSGWRVPILWCGFALAVTRLSAESFSPFLYFQF, encoded by the coding sequence GTGGTTTTCTCGTCTAATCTTTTTGTCTTTCTCTTTCTGCCGCTGTTTTTGGCGGCGTATTACATAACACCGACGCGCTGGCGAAACTGGACTATCCTGCTAGGAAGCTATCTTTTTTATGCTTGGTGGCGGCCGGATTTTCTACTGCTTTTTGTGGCAATTACGCTGTGGAATTATGCCTTTGCTCTGCTGATACAGAAATACCGGGATCACCCTCGTTGTTTTTACTGGTTGTTGCTCGGGGTTACTGGAGACCTGGCTGCACTAGGGTATTTCAAATATGCCAACTTTGGTGTGGAAAGTATCAGCACGTTAATGCTGTCAGTGGGGCTTAACCCCTTCTTTCTTGAGACGATTATTCTGCCGTTGGGGATTTCTTTTTATACTTTTCAGGCGTTGGCCTACTTGGTAGATGTGTACCGGGGGGATGCCAAACCCACGCGCAGCTTTATCAACTTCGCCGCGTTCATTTCCTTTTTTCCTCAGCTTATTGCTGGGCCGATTCTGCGTTACCGAAATCTTGAGCGACAGTTCGAGAAACGCACCCATTCCATGGCGTTATTTTCTTTGGGGGCCAGTCGTTTCCTGCTGGGATTTATCAAGAAAGTATTGATTGCTGACAGCATCGCGCCGGTAGCAACGTATCTCATGGCCGCCCCTGATCCGGGTTTTGTGGATAGTGTGTTTGGTGTGGTGATATCCAGCCTGCAACTGTATTTCGATTTTTCCGGTTATTCGGACATGGCTATCGGGCTGGGCATGATGATGGGCTTCAAGTTTCAGGAGAACTTTAATCAGCCCTATACCTGCCAAAGTGTCACCGAGTTCTGGCGACGCTGGCACATTACCCTGACTCAATGGCTGCGTGATTATCTCTACCGCCCCCTGAAGAGATCCTTGGGGTGGTCCGTGGCGGTCGCCACGTTTACCACCCTGACTTTGGCAGGGCTGTGGCACGGGGCAGATTTGTCTTTTGTGCTATGGGGGGCTTCGTTGGGTGGGATGATGGTTCTGGAGCGGTGGATAGGCACAGTAACCACCCTGTCGACCCCTTACTCGCTCTGGAAGAACTATCGCACCATGGCTTTCCTGTGGTTTATTTGGCCGTTGTTCCTCGCCGGTAATATAGATGATGCTTGGCGGATAATGTCAGGCCTGCTCGGCATGAATGGCTGGGGCAGCCTGCACAATCTTTCCTTGTGGGTCTCCCCCATGACGCTGTTCTTTTGTGTGGTGGCGATGTTCTGGGAGCGGGCCAGTGCGTATTACAACAAGCGTTTCTACCTTGGGATCGACAAGAGCAATGTATACCAGGATGTGAGCGGTTGGCGCGTCCCTATTCTGTGGTGTGGTTTTGCGCTTGCGGTGACGCGATTGTCTGCCGAGTCGTTCTCTCCCTTTCTTTATTTTCAGTTTTGA
- a CDS encoding alginate O-acetyltransferase, whose protein sequence is MIPMKKASLINGWLFLATIFSGLASLLYPVAHFFGTETAAWDQFRKGELVRKLEKHVDEVFVLREPSISLWADASFLFFHAGRPGVLVGEDDWLFTREEYYYDSLSEQRLTRNLNELALTVCALEQLGKQVLMVPVPAKRRLYVQRSNRAVSPGMDSLYQRITSYLGESGITWLDTLPLMQHAAAEDAVFMRTDTHWSPRGAEVVAAGVASRLSLSPAHHYQTREVAVGAYEGDLLRYLPTSNGVGPQRQEPLTRYETSAVDQAQDADALLGDNMPPVALVGTSYSAMDEWHFPGFLRQELGADVLVYALEAQGPFSAMHEFINSPAARDERVKYVIWEVPERALIQPMEPIVEVERHACMANDSDRAAEFAGVGSSGR, encoded by the coding sequence ATGATTCCTATGAAAAAAGCTTCCTTGATCAATGGCTGGCTCTTCCTGGCGACTATTTTCTCTGGTTTGGCCTCACTCCTCTACCCGGTAGCGCATTTCTTTGGGACGGAAACTGCGGCTTGGGATCAGTTTCGCAAGGGCGAACTGGTGCGCAAGCTGGAGAAGCATGTGGATGAGGTTTTTGTGTTGCGCGAGCCGTCTATTTCCCTATGGGCCGATGCAAGTTTTCTGTTTTTTCATGCAGGACGGCCCGGCGTATTGGTGGGAGAGGATGACTGGCTTTTTACCCGTGAAGAGTATTATTACGACAGCCTCAGTGAGCAGCGGTTAACGAGGAACCTGAACGAGCTGGCGCTGACGGTGTGTGCCCTTGAGCAATTGGGTAAGCAGGTGTTGATGGTGCCGGTACCGGCGAAGAGACGGTTGTATGTGCAGAGGAGTAATCGAGCCGTGTCTCCGGGAATGGATTCTTTGTACCAACGCATCACTTCCTATCTGGGTGAATCCGGCATCACCTGGCTCGACACTCTGCCGTTAATGCAGCATGCCGCTGCCGAGGATGCTGTCTTCATGCGCACGGATACTCACTGGAGCCCGCGCGGGGCCGAGGTAGTGGCCGCCGGGGTGGCCTCAAGGCTGTCGCTGTCGCCGGCGCATCATTACCAGACCCGGGAAGTCGCCGTGGGGGCCTATGAGGGTGATCTGCTTCGCTACTTGCCTACCAGTAACGGTGTTGGGCCGCAGCGTCAGGAGCCGCTGACCCGTTACGAGACCTCAGCGGTTGATCAGGCTCAGGATGCAGACGCTCTACTTGGCGATAACATGCCGCCGGTGGCCCTAGTGGGGACTAGCTACAGCGCTATGGATGAATGGCACTTCCCCGGATTTCTTCGGCAAGAGCTGGGGGCGGATGTGTTGGTCTATGCGCTGGAGGCTCAGGGCCCATTTTCGGCGATGCATGAGTTTATCAACAGCCCTGCAGCCAGGGATGAGCGTGTGAAGTATGTGATCTGGGAGGTGCCTGAACGGGCGCTGATTCAACCAATGGAACCGATTGTGGAGGTGGAACGTCATGCGTGTATGGCTAATGATTCTGACCGTGCTGCTGAGTTTGCCGGGGTGGGCAGCTCAGGACGCTAA
- a CDS encoding alginate O-acetyltransferase AlgF — translation MRVWLMILTVLLSLPGWAAQDANEGLYEMAAPPNSAFIRVINVTDEQVALAMDDWRQSLSPGQAGDYLYRPGGAAQLQVNGKQFAFDFAKRSVQTLVFDGTSLVPHQDTYFSSRLKALLVMYNLSTQPATLQTSNGAVNVIGPLPAGSSDERQINGVKVSLKVVLDSGVELPLEEVVLQRGRVYTVLVTQGSGGSQARLEETHVATATP, via the coding sequence ATGCGTGTATGGCTAATGATTCTGACCGTGCTGCTGAGTTTGCCGGGGTGGGCAGCTCAGGACGCTAACGAAGGGCTGTATGAAATGGCTGCACCGCCGAACTCAGCCTTTATACGGGTCATTAATGTGACCGATGAACAGGTGGCCTTGGCGATGGATGACTGGCGTCAGTCTTTGTCTCCCGGGCAAGCGGGAGACTATCTCTACCGCCCTGGGGGCGCCGCTCAGCTGCAAGTTAACGGCAAGCAGTTTGCGTTCGACTTCGCCAAGCGATCGGTGCAGACACTGGTGTTTGATGGCACTTCGTTGGTGCCGCACCAGGACACTTATTTTTCCAGCCGGCTGAAAGCGCTACTGGTAATGTACAACCTGTCAACCCAGCCGGCCACGCTGCAGACCAGCAACGGTGCGGTGAACGTGATCGGACCACTGCCGGCAGGCAGCAGTGATGAGCGACAAATAAACGGGGTGAAAGTGTCCTTGAAGGTGGTTCTCGACAGTGGCGTCGAGCTACCGTTGGAGGAGGTGGTGTTGCAGCGCGGTCGGGTCTATACCGTGCTGGTGACTCAGGGCAGTGGTGGCAGTCAGGCGCGATTGGAGGAAACCCATGTGGCAACTGCGACTCCCTGA
- a CDS encoding alginate O-acetyltransferase AlgX-related protein gives MKPPFTCAALSDPDIYAEGVMASMRQLVAGEPYWFFRTEVDLQQSFPLDAASRQAFAELVERLERRGVRLVVMLQPTRGLMHADALVSPWKERYSRAAARQSFLEKAQTLRSLGAMVVDMEPVLTGKHEQEYFFRRDHHWTPYGAQVSARQVAKAMLADPGIDQLAEMTFETRPGILLRKMGTMNVAVKVVCGNAYNYQWVRGSVTVPKEGMDSADTLFGDVATPAIALVGTSNSDNRDDRYKNYNFQGFLQQYLSRDVVNFAMTGGGATGSLEDVLLSEAYQNGQFRYLIWELPVSYAIDDQSIWRQLLPEASGGCTDKTLLASDTVTLPISEADERAEVLANAGQHRRVTAGKSHLLLDMNFSANNLKEFYVLAYYDNGQREKIRIRRPARLDTGRFMLRLDPPGRQSNLLSVLLEFEQPVAEAMKVETSLCDY, from the coding sequence TTGAAACCCCCGTTCACCTGTGCCGCTCTGTCCGACCCTGATATCTACGCTGAAGGTGTCATGGCCAGTATGCGGCAGCTGGTCGCCGGTGAGCCTTACTGGTTTTTTCGTACCGAAGTGGATTTGCAGCAATCGTTCCCTCTGGATGCGGCCAGTCGGCAGGCGTTTGCTGAACTGGTGGAGCGACTGGAGCGGCGAGGTGTCAGGTTGGTGGTGATGTTGCAGCCGACCCGTGGTCTGATGCACGCGGATGCTCTGGTATCGCCTTGGAAAGAGCGCTACTCGAGGGCTGCCGCGCGGCAGTCTTTCCTGGAAAAGGCGCAAACATTACGCTCGCTAGGGGCAATGGTTGTTGACATGGAGCCAGTGCTAACCGGCAAGCACGAGCAGGAATATTTTTTCCGCCGTGATCACCACTGGACACCCTATGGTGCGCAAGTGAGCGCCAGACAGGTGGCGAAGGCGATGTTGGCGGACCCCGGTATCGATCAACTTGCCGAGATGACGTTTGAAACCCGGCCGGGTATTTTGCTGCGCAAGATGGGCACCATGAATGTGGCGGTCAAAGTCGTCTGCGGCAATGCGTATAACTATCAGTGGGTTCGCGGCAGCGTCACGGTGCCGAAAGAGGGAATGGATAGTGCCGATACCCTGTTCGGTGATGTGGCGACGCCAGCCATCGCTCTGGTGGGCACCAGTAATTCCGATAACCGTGATGATCGCTATAAGAACTACAATTTTCAGGGTTTTTTGCAGCAATACCTGAGTCGTGATGTTGTGAATTTTGCTATGACCGGTGGTGGTGCCACCGGCTCACTGGAAGATGTGCTGCTTTCAGAGGCCTATCAAAATGGTCAGTTCCGTTATCTGATCTGGGAGCTGCCGGTGAGTTATGCCATAGACGACCAGTCAATCTGGCGACAATTACTGCCAGAAGCATCTGGTGGGTGTACGGATAAAACCCTGTTGGCTAGTGATACGGTGACCTTGCCAATATCCGAAGCGGACGAGAGGGCAGAGGTTTTGGCGAATGCCGGGCAACATCGGCGTGTTACGGCGGGCAAGTCCCATCTGTTGCTGGACATGAATTTCTCGGCCAATAACCTCAAGGAATTTTATGTGCTAGCGTATTACGATAATGGTCAGCGCGAGAAAATCCGCATTCGACGCCCTGCTCGTTTGGATACCGGCCGCTTTATGTTGCGTCTGGATCCACCGGGGCGCCAAAGCAATCTGTTATCCGTGCTGCTGGAGTTTGAACAACCGGTAGCTGAGGCGATGAAAGTGGAGACATCACTGTGCGACTACTGA
- a CDS encoding polysaccharide lyase, whose amino-acid sequence MRLLKGILLVLVTGCSQASLVPLFDSQPLDQVKPDVRALNRCQAESQGYPPYPGQLKMGSKYDQGQASKDVLDEKAARRYQSQVSAIYSYLAFLGQVTEYMRKPDPAIRAAAKECFSMAVASWAQAGALTQKDASKQGEAVRKWFLSALAMNMMKAQALTAWQVSEEQRDWLRLLADRVQIYATPRRQRMDLYNNHDYWSSWAVMAAGLVLDEPARLSWAEQGYWLAIGQITPRNGGVVLPREAARGKRAEEYHAFAITPLILMAEAGTRNGLPLYEGDGQQLHALAAQVVHFWAQDGKGVSFAQRQVAIDDHKMAWWPVYAHRFPERLPLPAGDADRFGSRFTGGSLAGLWQATP is encoded by the coding sequence GTGCGACTACTGAAGGGAATATTGTTGGTGTTGGTTACCGGGTGTTCGCAAGCCTCGTTGGTGCCGCTTTTCGATAGTCAGCCTCTGGATCAGGTTAAGCCCGATGTGCGGGCGCTGAATCGATGTCAGGCTGAGTCTCAGGGGTATCCGCCTTATCCGGGCCAGCTGAAAATGGGCAGCAAGTATGATCAGGGCCAGGCCAGCAAGGATGTGTTGGACGAGAAGGCCGCCCGCCGTTACCAGAGTCAGGTGAGCGCGATCTACAGTTACTTGGCCTTTCTGGGTCAGGTTACGGAATATATGCGCAAACCCGATCCTGCCATTCGCGCGGCGGCGAAGGAATGCTTTTCCATGGCAGTGGCATCTTGGGCTCAAGCGGGCGCGCTTACACAAAAAGACGCCAGTAAGCAGGGGGAGGCAGTTCGGAAATGGTTTTTGTCTGCCTTGGCCATGAACATGATGAAGGCTCAGGCCCTGACGGCCTGGCAAGTGAGTGAGGAGCAGCGCGATTGGTTGAGGTTGCTGGCGGATAGGGTGCAGATTTATGCCACTCCCCGGCGTCAGCGCATGGATCTCTACAATAATCATGATTACTGGTCGTCTTGGGCGGTTATGGCCGCTGGATTGGTGCTTGATGAGCCGGCGCGGCTATCTTGGGCTGAGCAGGGCTACTGGCTGGCCATCGGGCAGATTACGCCCAGAAACGGCGGGGTGGTGTTGCCTCGGGAGGCTGCTCGTGGCAAGCGCGCGGAGGAGTACCATGCTTTTGCAATTACGCCGTTGATATTGATGGCGGAGGCGGGTACTCGCAATGGCTTGCCGCTCTATGAAGGTGATGGTCAACAGCTGCATGCTCTGGCTGCTCAGGTGGTACATTTCTGGGCGCAGGATGGCAAGGGTGTCTCGTTTGCTCAACGGCAGGTGGCCATTGATGATCACAAAATGGCTTGGTGGCCGGTGTATGCCCATCGCTTTCCTGAGCGCCTGCCGTTACCGGCAGGCGATGCTGATCGGTTTGGCTCTCGATTCACAGGGGGCTCGTTAGCGGGATTGTGGCAAGCGACTCCGTAA